A stretch of DNA from Halorubrum sp. BOL3-1:
GGGGAGTGTTCGACCTGCATCACGCGGGCGCGGACATCGGTCTCCTTCTCTAACTTCTTGACGACGGACAGCGAGTTGTTGACCGCGACGCGGTCGTCCGGGTCGAGCGCCTCGCGCAGCTCGTCTGTGATCTCGGTGAGCGCCTCTTGGTTGTTCCCGTGTTGTTTGATCACGGCTCCGTCGGGCGTTATCTCTTGGACCGTTGCCACGAACAGCGGAGACTGCTTCAGCTTCTTGTTCTCGTGGGTGAGCCGTTCGAGCTTCTGTTGGTACTTGTTGTTCTCCGCGTTTGCGTCGAGGAGCTTGTCGCGCATCTCCTCGTTCTGTGACTCCAGCACGTCGAGCCGCTCCTGTAAGGAGTCGATCTTCTCCTGTTTCGACGCCGAGCCCTCGTCGTAGGGCATGTCGACGTTATCGACCGTATCACTCATTGTGTTTATTAAGTCGTCTCGCGGATAAGAGGCTTCGGGTGGGGGAACGACACCGCCCGTTTCGGCGGCGTCGACGCCGGACAGCGCCGGAGCGCGTCGCCGGCAGTCCGCAGTATTCCGCCGCGAGTAATGTTTTACGGTAATTAAAATGGATAGTAAATATTATTATACAGCATCCCAATGGTTGAGACACGCATGAGCACGACCGATACCGTCACCGCCGACGACGGGACCGCGGACCGCTGGGCGGACGTTCGCGATCTCCCCCCGAGCGCGAAGTTAGTCGCGAAGGTGCTGGACTACAACGACACGCTGACGCAGAGCGAACTGGCAGAGGAGACGCTGCTCCCGCCCCGAACCGTTCGGTACGCGCTGTCGCGACTCGAAGAGGAGGACGTCGTCGACTCTCGGTTCTCGTTCACCGACGCGCGCAAGCGGCTGTACTCGTTGGGTATCTGAGCGCCGATCGGCTGCGCGACGGTTTATCACCGATGCCGCGCCAGTCGCCCCGTGGTCTCGACTACCGCCGTCAAGCGCGCGCTGGCCGCCCTCGCGACGCGCACCGACACCGCGAGGCGTCCGTACGTCGCCGTGATCGACGAGGCGGACGCCGCGCGAACCGATCTGCGGCGCGCTGCCGGGTTCGTCGACGCCGTCGGTCTCGACCGGCTCGCGGACGCGGTCGACGCCGCGGACCGCGCGGGAGACCAGGCCGCGGCCGAGCGGGGTCGGGAGGCGCTCGACGCGTACCGAGCGTTCCGGCGGGCCGCCGCGGACGGGAACGGGGACGGAGCGGTCACCGCCGGCCGCGACCACTTCCGCTCCGGCCCCGGAATCCATAAGCCGGACACCGGCCAAGAAGCGGACAGATGACACGGGTGATCCACACCGGCGACACCCACATCGGGTACGCGCAGTACCACTCGCCGGTCAGGCGCCAGGACTTCCTCGACGCGTTCGGGACCGTAGTCGACGACGCGGTCGACGACGGGGTCGACGCCGTCGTCCACGCCGGCGACCTCTTCCACGACCGCCGCCCCGAGCTCCGCGACCTGATGGGGACCATCTCCGTCCTCCGCCGGCT
This window harbors:
- a CDS encoding helix-turn-helix domain-containing protein, giving the protein MSTTDTVTADDGTADRWADVRDLPPSAKLVAKVLDYNDTLTQSELAEETLLPPRTVRYALSRLEEEDVVDSRFSFTDARKRLYSLGI